GCCGTTCGTCACGAAGCTCATCCGCCCGTGGCTGCTGGCGCCGCCCCGGGCCTGACCCGGGGCCGGCGCAGCCCGGGCGCTCGGCCTCGACGACGGCCCGACCGCGGCGTCCCGGAGGGTCCTACCCGAGCACCGACAGCTGGTCGAGCCGCTCGAGGATGACGCCCTCCCGGAGCGCCCAAGGGCAGATCTCGAGCGACGGCAGGTCGAAGATGTCCAGGCACGCCTCGGCGACGAGCGCTCCCGGCACGACCTGGTGCGCCCGACTCGGGGACACCCCCGGCAGCGTCACGAGCTCGTCGACGCCCATGGTGAGCAGCGACGGCAGCTTCTCGCGCAGGACCGCCCCGTCGAGCACCCGCGGGACGAGCGCCCCGGCCGCGGACGGTGCCGCGCCGCAGATCCGGGCGATCGACCGGAACGTCTTCGAGGTCGCGACCGCCCGGTCCGGCGCCCCGGACCGCAGCAGCCGACCGGCGTCGCGGGCGATCTCCACCCGGATCTCGTGGCGGATGCGCCGGACGTCGTCCTCGGAGGGCGTGCCGGTGGCGGCGAACGAGCGCGCGAGCCGGGCGGCGCCGATCGGCATGGACCACGCGACGTCGGGCGCTTCGTCCGCGCCGCCGGCGATCTCGAGCGATCCGCCGCCGATGTCGAACACGGCGAGGCGTCCGGCGGACCACCCGAACCAGCGGCGGACGGCCAGGAAGGTGAGGCGGGCCTCGTCGGACCCGGAGAGCACGGCGAGTTCGACGCCGGTCCGCTCCTGCACGTGGGCGAGCACGGCGTCGGAGTTGACCGCGTCGCGGACGGCCGAGGTCGCGAAGCCGAGCATGTCCTCGCACCCGCGGTCCTCGGCGACGCGGACGGACTGCGCGACGAAGTCGGTCAGCGCGTCGATCCCGACCTGCGTGACCGAACCCCGGTCGTCCAGGTGCTCGGCGAGCCGCAGCGCCTGCTTGAACGAGGACGCCGGCAGCGGCGCCGCACCCCCGTGGGCGTCGACGACGAGCAGGTGACCGGTGTTCGAACCGATGTCGAGGACTCCGACGCGCATGCCACCACGCTAGTGGCGCTCCCGCGCCGCGTGGAACGGCCGGGAGGCACGGCACACCGCCACTCCGTCGGCCCCGGCCGGTCGGTGGGCCGGCCGGGGTACCGACAGGCCGCTAGTCGTCGCGACGGGCCGTCGGCACGGACCCGGTCGTCGAGCCGACCGGCTCCGCCGGCACCGCGTCCTCCGCGGTCGTCGTGCCGCGCGTCCCGGCACGCTGGGCCCGGTCGAGCTCGTCCGCCTCGGCGCCGCCGACCGCCTCACCACGGGCGACCATGCCGGCCGTGTCGGACAGCGTGATCTGCGGCAGGAACAGCGCGAGCAGGAACGCCACCGCGATGAACGGCAGCAGGTACCAGAACACCGGTGCCAGGGAGTCGGCGTACGCGTCGACGATGCCGTCCTGCACCGCCGGGGGCAGCTTCGCCACGGTCGCGGGGTCGATGCTGCCCGCCGACGATGCCGCGTCGGTTGCCGAGCCGCCGGCTCCGCGGAACACGTCGGTCAGCGACGTCGTGAGTCGCGCGGTGAAGAGCGCACCGAACACGGCTGTCCCGAGGGAGGCACCGACCTCTCGGAAGTAGTTGTTCGTCGAGGTGGCGGTACCGACCTGCTCGGCGGGGACGGCGTTCTGTGCGACGAGCACGACGACCTGCATGATGAGCCCGAGGCCGGCGCCGAAGACGAACAGGTAGGCGCAGATCAGCCAGATCGGGGTGTCCGCTGCGAGCTGTGTCATGGCGAGCATCGCGACGGCGACGAGGACCGTGCCGATGATCGGGAACTTCCGGTAGCGGCCGGTCTTGGTGATGAGGTTGCCGGATGCGATCGAGGTGCCGATCAGGCCCACCATCATCGGCAGCATCAGCAGACCCGAGACCGCGGCCGAGGTGCCGGACGCCATCTGCAGGAACGTCGGGACGAACCCGATCGCGGCGAACATGCCGATGCCGAGCACGAGGCCGATGCCGGTGGCCAGCAGGAAGGTGCGGTTCCGGAAGAACGACAGCGGCAGGACCGGGTCCTGCGCCCGCGACTCGACGACCACGAGGAGCGCGGCGGACACGACGAGGCCCGCGAACCACGCCCAGGTCTCCGGGGCGTCCCAGCCGTGGTCCCTGCTGCCGCCGAACTCCGAGAAGAACACCAGGCACGTGGTGGCCGCCGACATGAACAGCACGCCGAGCACGTCGATGCGCTTGGTCGCCTTCTTGTTCGGCAGCGTGAGCGCGAACCACGCGACGAAGAACGCTGCGATGCCGACCGGGATGTTGATGTAGAACGCCCAGTTCCAGGTGAGGTGGTCGACGAAGAACCCGCCGAGCAGCGGGCCGCCGATGGCCGACAGGCCGAAGATCGCGCCGAGCGGCCCGAGGTACCTGCCACGCTGCGACGCCGGGACGATGTCAGCGATGATCGCCTGCGACAGGATCATCAGGCCACCGCCGCCGAGGCCCTGCATCGCACGGAACACGACGAGCTGGGTGAAGTCACCGGCGAAGGCGCACCCGGCCGACGCGATGGTGAAGAGCGCGATCGCGATGAGGAACAGGTTGCGGCGCCCGAGGACGTCGCCGAACTTGCCGTAGACGGGCATCACGATGGTGGACGCGAGCAGGTACCCCGTCGTCAGCCACGCCTGGTGTGCGACACCGCCGAGCTCGCCGACGATGGTCGGCATCGCGGTCGACACGATGGTCTGGTCGAGGCTGGAGAGCAGCATGCCGGCGATGAGCGCCGAGAAGATGATCCAGATGCGACGCTGCGTGAGGAGCAGCGGGCCGTCGGGCTGCTGACGCCCCCGGCGCGCGGTGCTCGGCGCGGATGCGCTCATAAGGTGCCTTCCTGGTCGGGAGTGGTGATGGCCGCCGTCATCAGGCGGAGGTTGGTGTCGAGGAGTTCGTCGAACCGCGGCCCGGACGTCTCGTCGAAGTCGTCGGCGAAGTACACGCCCGCGCTGACCCGGAGCACGCCCACCGCGGCCTCGGACACGAGTCGGGCGCGCGGGTCCGTCGGGTCGGTCCAGGCGAAGCGCTGGCGGACGGCGTCGGCGAC
The sequence above is drawn from the Curtobacterium sp. L6-1 genome and encodes:
- a CDS encoding Ppx/GppA phosphatase family protein, coding for MRVGVLDIGSNTGHLLVVDAHGGAAPLPASSFKQALRLAEHLDDRGSVTQVGIDALTDFVAQSVRVAEDRGCEDMLGFATSAVRDAVNSDAVLAHVQERTGVELAVLSGSDEARLTFLAVRRWFGWSAGRLAVFDIGGGSLEIAGGADEAPDVAWSMPIGAARLARSFAATGTPSEDDVRRIRHEIRVEIARDAGRLLRSGAPDRAVATSKTFRSIARICGAAPSAAGALVPRVLDGAVLREKLPSLLTMGVDELVTLPGVSPSRAHQVVPGALVAEACLDIFDLPSLEICPWALREGVILERLDQLSVLG
- a CDS encoding MDR family MFS transporter — translated: MSASAPSTARRGRQQPDGPLLLTQRRIWIIFSALIAGMLLSSLDQTIVSTAMPTIVGELGGVAHQAWLTTGYLLASTIVMPVYGKFGDVLGRRNLFLIAIALFTIASAGCAFAGDFTQLVVFRAMQGLGGGGLMILSQAIIADIVPASQRGRYLGPLGAIFGLSAIGGPLLGGFFVDHLTWNWAFYINIPVGIAAFFVAWFALTLPNKKATKRIDVLGVLFMSAATTCLVFFSEFGGSRDHGWDAPETWAWFAGLVVSAALLVVVESRAQDPVLPLSFFRNRTFLLATGIGLVLGIGMFAAIGFVPTFLQMASGTSAAVSGLLMLPMMVGLIGTSIASGNLITKTGRYRKFPIIGTVLVAVAMLAMTQLAADTPIWLICAYLFVFGAGLGLIMQVVVLVAQNAVPAEQVGTATSTNNYFREVGASLGTAVFGALFTARLTTSLTDVFRGAGGSATDAASSAGSIDPATVAKLPPAVQDGIVDAYADSLAPVFWYLLPFIAVAFLLALFLPQITLSDTAGMVARGEAVGGAEADELDRAQRAGTRGTTTAEDAVPAEPVGSTTGSVPTARRDD